The proteins below are encoded in one region of Fibrella aestuarina BUZ 2:
- a CDS encoding penicillin-binding protein 1A: protein MIEFASGPYRTTIVRIWKVFLFGLVALILYVLAVSVDFLWLFGGMPDLKALENPKSQEASTIYFNDGPQMGKFYLENRTPVEITQVSPNVISALLATEDARFMKHSGIDARSIARALAGIVTFQNTASTGGGSTLTQQTAKNLFNTREEVYEGALGKVPVIRLVIAKTKEWILAVRLERNYTKQEIIMMYLNTVSFGNNTYGIRTAAKTYFDKEPWQLSVDESALLVGMLKNPSLFDPRVFEDRARDRRNVVLSQMKKYKFLTADQYVTYKIRPVKLDFNIENQNTNKAPYFCAYIKDFLKSWLKQYNKENGTDLNLYTSGLKIFSTIDSRMQKAAEEAVMTNIRDQQKKFYEQWRGRNPWVFRNARNQWQEMPNFIENSVKRTTRYKLLKAVYGDDKKTIWRELNKPVKMKVFTYTNRRMEKDTTMSTIDSLKYYKRLLHTGFVSMDPTTGYVRAWVGGVNFKYMKFDHVAQGRRQPGSTFKPFVYLTALNNNYFTTCDRITDQPVVFAHGEDGNGGPPWQPKNSTGRYSYRALSLREALGQSVNSVSAQLIKKTKPGPVLRTAAALGIDTTGFPANPTLCLGTADVSVIEMVAAYCSFANSGHRVQPMTIYRITDKNDNELVRFTLNAVQVISAQKAYDMLYLMRGAAEDPNGTAGRLRTQYKLLENGNQIAAKTGTTSSYSDGWFMGITQNLVSGLWVGGDERSIHFKNIEFGQGARLAMPAWGMYMQKVYADKTLAKYKPSPFLKPDGYKVDCGGYYIDSSQRYIPPKMAPAEEEEILN from the coding sequence ATGATCGAATTTGCCTCCGGGCCTTACCGCACCACCATTGTTCGCATCTGGAAAGTTTTCCTGTTCGGCCTCGTCGCCCTGATTCTGTATGTACTGGCCGTGTCGGTCGATTTCCTCTGGCTCTTCGGCGGTATGCCCGACCTGAAAGCGCTGGAAAATCCCAAAAGCCAGGAAGCCTCGACCATCTATTTCAACGACGGGCCGCAGATGGGTAAGTTTTACCTCGAAAACCGCACGCCCGTCGAGATTACGCAGGTATCCCCCAACGTGATTTCGGCCCTGCTGGCCACCGAAGACGCCCGGTTTATGAAGCACTCCGGCATCGACGCCCGCTCGATTGCCCGGGCACTGGCAGGGATCGTCACGTTTCAGAATACGGCGAGTACGGGTGGGGGCAGTACCCTGACGCAGCAAACCGCCAAAAATCTCTTCAATACCCGTGAGGAAGTCTACGAAGGGGCGTTGGGCAAAGTGCCGGTGATTCGGCTCGTCATCGCCAAAACCAAAGAGTGGATTCTGGCCGTGCGCCTCGAACGCAACTACACCAAGCAGGAGATCATCATGATGTACCTCAACACGGTGTCGTTTGGCAACAACACGTACGGCATCCGGACCGCCGCCAAAACGTATTTCGATAAAGAGCCCTGGCAACTATCGGTGGATGAGAGCGCGTTGCTGGTTGGGATGCTCAAAAATCCGTCGTTGTTTGATCCGCGCGTGTTTGAAGACCGCGCCCGCGACCGGCGCAACGTGGTGCTGAGCCAGATGAAAAAATACAAGTTTCTGACGGCCGACCAGTACGTGACCTACAAGATCAGGCCGGTGAAGCTCGATTTCAACATTGAAAACCAGAACACCAACAAGGCGCCCTACTTCTGCGCTTACATCAAGGATTTTCTGAAAAGCTGGCTTAAACAGTATAACAAGGAGAACGGCACCGACCTGAATCTCTACACCAGCGGCCTGAAAATCTTCTCGACCATCGACTCGCGCATGCAGAAGGCCGCCGAAGAGGCCGTGATGACCAACATTCGCGATCAGCAAAAGAAATTCTACGAGCAGTGGCGCGGCCGCAACCCCTGGGTGTTCCGCAATGCCCGCAATCAGTGGCAGGAGATGCCCAATTTCATCGAAAACTCGGTGAAGCGCACGACCCGCTACAAACTGCTCAAAGCGGTGTATGGCGACGATAAGAAAACCATTTGGCGCGAGCTGAACAAGCCCGTGAAGATGAAGGTGTTTACCTACACCAACCGGCGGATGGAAAAAGACACCACCATGAGCACCATCGACTCGCTGAAGTACTACAAGCGGCTGTTGCACACCGGTTTCGTGTCGATGGACCCGACCACCGGGTACGTTCGGGCGTGGGTTGGGGGCGTCAACTTCAAGTACATGAAATTCGACCACGTGGCGCAGGGCAGACGTCAGCCGGGCTCTACGTTCAAGCCGTTTGTGTACCTCACCGCGCTCAACAACAATTACTTCACGACCTGCGACCGCATCACCGATCAGCCCGTGGTGTTCGCCCACGGTGAAGACGGCAACGGCGGGCCGCCCTGGCAACCCAAAAACTCGACGGGCCGCTACAGCTACCGGGCCCTCTCGTTGCGTGAGGCCCTGGGGCAGTCGGTCAACAGCGTATCGGCACAACTGATCAAAAAAACCAAGCCGGGTCCCGTACTCCGCACGGCGGCGGCGCTGGGTATCGACACCACCGGGTTTCCGGCCAACCCCACGCTTTGCCTCGGCACGGCCGACGTGTCGGTGATTGAGATGGTGGCGGCCTATTGCTCGTTTGCCAACAGCGGCCACCGGGTGCAGCCCATGACCATCTACCGCATCACCGATAAGAACGACAACGAACTGGTGCGCTTTACGCTCAACGCCGTACAGGTGATCAGCGCCCAGAAAGCCTACGACATGCTCTACCTGATGCGCGGTGCCGCCGAAGACCCCAACGGTACGGCCGGTCGCCTGCGCACCCAGTACAAGCTATTGGAAAACGGCAATCAGATTGCGGCCAAGACGGGTACCACCTCGAGCTATTCGGATGGTTGGTTTATGGGCATCACCCAGAATCTGGTCTCGGGCCTGTGGGTGGGTGGCGACGAACGGTCGATTCACTTTAAGAACATCGAGTTTGGGCAGGGGGCGCGGCTCGCGATGCCAGCCTGGGGTATGTATATGCAAAAAGTATACGCCGACAAAACCCTGGCCAAGTACAAACCGAGCCCGTTCCTGAAACCTGACGGCTACAAAGTTGACTGTGGCGGCTATTACATCGATTCGTCGCAACGTTACATACCGCCCAAAATGGCTCCCGCCGAAGAAGAAGAAATTCTGAATTAG
- the porW gene encoding type IX secretion system periplasmic lipoprotein PorW/SprE, producing the protein MQINRMNPVVVLGLLALLTGLSVSCSQHSNGAMSKAYHNTTARFNAYVMARDDISEVERYLFRNRKENYNETLPILLPLDSIAIQPVRAQLDDAIKKASLVAERHQNSRWVDDAYVLIGKTRLYRQDLPNAIEVFKYVNTKGTDDDDKHEALIYLMRAYTEQGDFQNGLTVAEYLRTQPLNKANTREFYLTKAYLHQRNGQPQLAAGILDATFPYLSKSEETARLHLIAGQLYESIGKSAEATAHFQKVLTSRPNYDQEFFANIYLMQADGDSPGDDARNARRFDDMLDDRKNSDLKDKIYFTMGRAEARRGNYDKALGTFGKAVRSAGSGSVQLPLTYLEMGSIYFDKKRNFAKAQAYYDSALSLLPPGHAQYTALAARKKTLDEFVLNQRTIDTEDSLQRLVQLNPAALDALLDKVIDQRQKEDEARAELAKQITGRVNLDGAQATNSDLSPDQRWVLYNPNQLAQGRQEFTRIWGNRPLEDNWRRQNKDATAALAGDSSPQNGNNPANATNPAAPLPQSGTNPVARNTLNPRQAQKDELYGQLPFTKEALQASNDKLESALFRQGKLYKFQLEQPTQAIAVLDQLLTRYPNSSYRPEAYYLMHLSTEALPQQAGKPSPWRDKLLTEFPTSSFAKLLSESGPAGALASGPTSGAGKGPVNEIAASQTYASLYQLYQSGNSTEALARVEAALGTFGGSKIMDKMALLRIILLGQVRGVDAYRQALGDFVRDYPTSPLLSHVKERQVAAEQLSAKRK; encoded by the coding sequence ATGCAGATTAATCGAATGAACCCCGTTGTCGTTTTGGGCCTGCTGGCATTGCTGACCGGCCTGAGCGTGTCGTGCTCGCAACACAGCAACGGGGCTATGAGTAAAGCCTATCACAACACCACCGCCCGGTTCAACGCCTATGTGATGGCCCGCGACGACATCAGCGAGGTGGAACGGTACCTGTTCCGGAACCGGAAAGAAAATTACAACGAAACGTTACCCATCCTGCTGCCGCTGGATTCGATCGCCATTCAGCCGGTGCGGGCGCAACTCGACGATGCCATCAAAAAAGCGTCGCTGGTGGCCGAGCGGCACCAGAATAGCCGGTGGGTCGACGACGCCTACGTGCTGATCGGTAAAACGCGCCTCTACCGGCAGGATCTGCCCAACGCCATTGAGGTGTTTAAATACGTGAACACCAAAGGCACCGACGACGACGATAAGCACGAAGCGCTGATCTACCTGATGCGGGCCTACACCGAGCAGGGCGATTTCCAGAATGGCCTCACCGTAGCCGAATACCTACGTACCCAGCCGCTCAACAAGGCCAACACGCGCGAATTTTACCTCACCAAAGCGTACCTGCACCAGCGCAACGGCCAGCCCCAGCTGGCGGCGGGTATTCTGGACGCCACGTTCCCGTACCTGAGCAAATCGGAAGAAACAGCACGGCTGCACCTGATCGCCGGGCAGTTGTACGAAAGCATCGGCAAGTCCGCCGAAGCGACGGCTCACTTCCAGAAAGTGCTGACCTCGCGGCCTAACTACGATCAGGAGTTTTTTGCCAACATCTACCTGATGCAGGCCGATGGCGATTCGCCAGGCGACGATGCCCGCAACGCCCGCCGCTTCGACGACATGCTCGACGACCGGAAAAACTCCGATCTGAAAGACAAGATTTACTTCACGATGGGCCGGGCCGAGGCGCGCCGGGGCAACTACGACAAGGCGCTGGGTACGTTCGGTAAAGCCGTTCGGTCGGCGGGGAGCGGGTCGGTGCAGTTGCCGCTGACGTACCTGGAAATGGGCTCGATCTATTTCGATAAGAAACGCAATTTTGCCAAAGCCCAGGCCTACTACGACAGTGCCCTGTCGTTGCTGCCACCAGGCCACGCCCAGTATACGGCGCTGGCCGCCCGCAAAAAAACGCTCGATGAGTTCGTGCTGAATCAGCGCACCATCGACACCGAAGACAGCCTGCAACGGCTGGTGCAGCTGAACCCGGCGGCGCTCGATGCCCTGCTGGATAAGGTAATTGACCAGCGCCAGAAAGAGGATGAAGCCCGCGCCGAACTGGCGAAACAGATCACCGGCCGCGTGAACCTCGATGGGGCGCAGGCGACCAACTCCGACCTCTCGCCCGACCAGCGCTGGGTGCTCTATAATCCCAACCAGCTGGCGCAGGGGCGGCAGGAGTTTACGCGCATCTGGGGCAACCGCCCGCTGGAAGACAACTGGCGCAGGCAGAACAAAGATGCGACGGCGGCCCTGGCGGGCGACAGCAGCCCGCAGAATGGCAACAATCCGGCCAACGCCACCAACCCCGCCGCGCCGCTGCCCCAGTCGGGTACCAACCCCGTTGCCAGAAATACGCTGAACCCGCGTCAGGCGCAGAAAGATGAACTCTACGGCCAGCTGCCTTTTACGAAAGAAGCGCTTCAGGCCTCGAACGACAAGCTCGAATCGGCCTTGTTCCGGCAGGGGAAACTGTACAAATTTCAGCTGGAGCAGCCCACGCAGGCGATCGCCGTGCTCGACCAACTGCTGACCCGCTACCCCAACTCGAGCTACCGCCCCGAGGCCTATTACCTCATGCACCTGTCGACCGAGGCCCTGCCGCAGCAGGCGGGCAAACCCTCGCCCTGGCGCGACAAACTGCTGACCGAATTCCCGACCTCATCGTTTGCCAAACTGCTGTCCGAATCGGGCCCGGCGGGGGCCCTGGCAAGCGGGCCCACGAGCGGGGCTGGCAAAGGGCCCGTGAACGAAATTGCCGCCAGCCAGACCTACGCGTCGCTGTATCAGTTGTACCAGTCGGGCAACAGCACCGAGGCGCTGGCCCGGGTCGAAGCGGCGCTGGGTACGTTCGGTGGGTCAAAAATTATGGACAAAATGGCCTTATTGCGTATAATTTTGCTGGGCCAGGTACGGGGCGTGGACGCCTACCGGCAGGCACTGGGCGACTTCGTTCGCGATTATCCCACCAGTCCGCTGCTCTCCCACGTGAAAGAACGCCAGGTCGCCGCCGAGCAATTGTCGGCGAAACGGAAATAA
- a CDS encoding AtpZ/AtpI family protein — protein sequence MNPSADPNKPDRPDDVDRRPSAYAQYSSIAFQMLATIGLGVYAGMKLDDWQGNKTPGWTIGLSLASIFASLYLFIRGLPKG from the coding sequence ATGAACCCGTCAGCCGACCCCAACAAGCCCGACCGCCCCGATGACGTTGACCGTCGACCCTCGGCCTATGCCCAATACAGCAGCATTGCGTTTCAGATGCTGGCCACCATCGGATTGGGCGTTTATGCCGGCATGAAACTCGACGACTGGCAAGGCAACAAAACGCCCGGCTGGACCATCGGCCTGTCGCTGGCGTCCATCTTCGCCTCTCTATACCTCTTCATACGAGGCCTGCCGAAGGGGTAA
- a CDS encoding vanadium-dependent haloperoxidase: protein MRHSLLAFAFLLLCLSCKHEPDPISDPDPGPPPIVTNSTNVAVKWGLLTLQTMYRLGGNSPTYGSRSLGYAGLTMYECVVNGSPTHRSLAGQLVGLTNLPVPEAGKTYQYELALNAGQAVILKRMFDFGYNDAVRMNRIDSLERAINQQFAATVDPAVMDRSVAYGKAVAEAIFAWSKTDGGFEGFKRNFDNTYVFPRGSGFWVPPASGQAQVFTTAPLHPHWGQNRTFALANSTLSVPSMTPYSTSRSSDYYKEFAAVYQKNGSLSQEERNIAGWWADDPTETFSPPGHSYSLAGIVAVTANADLYQTAETYARVGMAVADAFINCWKAKYTYHCERPGTYIRANIDANWNSFWPEPPFPAFYSGHSVQSGATAMVLEALYGPSFRFTDTSHWGRPSDQARRVSYVSRSFTSFWSTAEEAAQSRFWGGIHTNQDNVVGLAEGKKIGTNINALTWRK, encoded by the coding sequence ATGCGACATTCGCTACTTGCCTTTGCCTTCCTGTTGCTGTGCCTAAGCTGCAAGCACGAACCCGATCCTATTTCTGATCCCGATCCGGGACCGCCGCCCATCGTCACCAACAGCACGAATGTGGCTGTGAAATGGGGGCTACTAACCCTGCAAACCATGTACCGGCTGGGGGGTAACAGCCCGACCTACGGGTCGCGTTCGCTGGGCTATGCCGGCCTGACCATGTACGAATGTGTCGTCAACGGCAGCCCCACGCATCGGTCGCTGGCCGGTCAACTGGTCGGGCTGACGAACCTGCCCGTTCCCGAAGCCGGCAAAACCTACCAGTACGAACTGGCGCTCAACGCCGGGCAGGCCGTGATCCTGAAACGAATGTTTGATTTCGGCTATAACGACGCCGTCCGGATGAACCGGATCGACTCCCTCGAACGGGCCATCAATCAGCAATTTGCCGCTACGGTTGATCCGGCCGTTATGGATCGGTCGGTGGCGTATGGCAAAGCGGTGGCCGAAGCCATTTTTGCCTGGTCGAAAACGGACGGTGGTTTCGAGGGGTTCAAACGAAATTTTGATAATACCTACGTGTTCCCGCGCGGCAGTGGCTTCTGGGTGCCACCAGCATCGGGGCAGGCGCAGGTCTTCACAACGGCGCCGCTGCATCCGCACTGGGGCCAGAACCGCACGTTTGCGCTGGCCAACAGCACGTTATCTGTCCCGTCGATGACGCCCTACAGTACCAGTCGTTCGTCAGACTACTACAAGGAGTTTGCGGCGGTGTACCAGAAAAACGGGTCGCTGAGTCAGGAGGAGCGCAACATCGCGGGCTGGTGGGCCGACGACCCCACTGAGACGTTCTCGCCACCGGGCCACTCCTACAGCCTGGCGGGTATTGTGGCGGTCACGGCCAACGCTGATCTGTATCAGACCGCCGAGACCTACGCCCGCGTGGGCATGGCCGTGGCCGATGCGTTCATCAACTGCTGGAAAGCCAAGTACACCTACCACTGCGAACGCCCCGGCACCTACATCCGCGCCAACATCGACGCCAACTGGAATTCGTTCTGGCCCGAACCGCCCTTCCCGGCGTTCTATTCGGGCCACTCGGTGCAATCGGGCGCTACGGCCATGGTGCTGGAAGCGCTCTACGGACCATCGTTCCGCTTCACCGACACGTCGCACTGGGGCCGCCCAAGCGATCAGGCGCGCAGGGTGAGTTACGTATCGCGCTCATTTACTTCCTTCTGGTCGACGGCCGAAGAAGCCGCGCAGTCACGCTTTTGGGGCGGCATCCATACCAATCAGGACAACGTGGTGGGGCTGGCCGAAGGCAAAAAGATTGGTACCAACATCAACGCCCTCACATGGCGGAAATGA
- a CDS encoding TlpA family protein disulfide reductase: protein MARVNKGKSGSFILTAPYPVRIICVDELTGYPNGKSTSFVIYPDDHIQATKDKAGNTRLSVAGDSLRSKELNFFAQMNQVLGAYEGFEASMRAPAKTEQDRVAQIEKAYEQRTRFLKQQADQYPIRPAFAAYLRASFYYTRFEELTGNYFSPWRQSKQAVPPPTAIPAVTEALEAGFRVDDDHFYLFEYRAAALNYLTYLAGKGRADAQSDVFQLFQTGVSRFSGQTRDIALFDLLTIASKDSHDSLAVMVNQFMALSANPALRSYVSEGLASKVDVLARDRTVPNRTNQLLSVSNVQGLNWESLTDSLTQPLTYVDFWASWCGPCRAEMPSSHQLKADYSKRGVRFVYVSLDKDPAAWKRALRQVGLADAENYLLVNEYDSEIARRLKIVTIPRYVLLGRGGKLLQADASRPGDPATRQLFDKLLTTQK, encoded by the coding sequence ATGGCAAGAGTCAACAAAGGAAAAAGCGGGTCATTTATCCTGACTGCTCCTTATCCTGTCCGAATTATCTGTGTAGATGAGCTGACAGGCTACCCCAACGGGAAGAGTACTTCTTTTGTCATTTATCCGGACGACCACATTCAGGCCACCAAGGATAAGGCGGGGAATACGCGCCTGTCTGTAGCGGGTGACTCGCTTCGCAGTAAGGAACTGAACTTCTTTGCTCAGATGAATCAGGTGCTGGGGGCTTATGAAGGCTTCGAAGCGAGTATGCGCGCCCCGGCAAAAACCGAACAGGATCGGGTCGCCCAGATTGAGAAAGCCTATGAGCAGCGGACGCGCTTTCTGAAGCAACAGGCCGACCAGTATCCAATCCGGCCTGCTTTTGCCGCCTACCTGAGGGCCAGTTTTTATTATACCCGGTTCGAGGAACTGACGGGAAATTACTTCTCGCCCTGGCGGCAGTCGAAGCAGGCCGTACCACCTCCAACTGCTATACCGGCCGTAACCGAGGCGCTTGAGGCTGGGTTCCGCGTAGACGACGACCATTTCTACCTGTTTGAGTACCGGGCGGCTGCGCTGAATTACCTGACCTACTTGGCTGGCAAAGGCCGGGCGGATGCTCAGTCTGATGTGTTTCAGTTGTTCCAGACGGGCGTGAGCCGATTCAGCGGACAGACGCGCGACATAGCCCTGTTTGACCTGCTGACAATCGCGTCTAAAGACAGCCACGATTCGTTAGCCGTGATGGTCAATCAGTTTATGGCGCTAAGTGCCAATCCCGCTCTACGAAGCTACGTGTCGGAAGGGTTGGCGTCGAAAGTGGATGTGCTGGCCAGGGACCGAACGGTCCCGAACCGAACCAACCAACTCTTGTCGGTATCGAATGTGCAGGGGTTGAACTGGGAATCGCTGACCGATTCGCTAACGCAACCCCTGACGTATGTAGACTTCTGGGCGAGTTGGTGCGGCCCCTGTCGGGCCGAAATGCCCAGTTCGCATCAGTTAAAGGCCGACTATAGCAAACGCGGTGTCCGCTTTGTGTATGTCTCCCTGGATAAAGACCCGGCCGCCTGGAAACGAGCACTACGCCAGGTGGGGCTGGCTGACGCCGAGAATTACCTGCTTGTCAACGAATACGATTCGGAGATTGCCCGTCGGCTCAAGATCGTAACGATTCCCAGGTACGTACTGCTAGGGCGGGGTGGCAAACTACTGCAAGCCGATGCGTCCCGCCCCGGTGACCCCGCCACGCGGCAGTTATTTGACAAGCTGTTGACAACGCAGAAGTAG
- a CDS encoding fatty acid desaturase has product MPTTQLYPAPQHDASARWYLTNPYRGVAIGLTILVGWFGLLAFLLNYTIDWTNPLTYLLVLLQTHLYTGMFITAHDAIHGVVAPTNRRLNDAIGWVATTLFAFNNYAKLTKGHHLHHKHAATDHDPDFHRGNANILLWFLAFARSYVTIWQVLLMALTYNVLKIWFPMENLILYWMVPAILSTFQLFFFGTYLPHRGDHENPPHNARSQSLNHVWAFVSCYFFGYHFEHHDQPYLPWWKLAAARESNGL; this is encoded by the coding sequence ATGCCCACGACTCAACTGTATCCCGCCCCCCAACACGACGCTTCGGCTCGCTGGTACCTGACGAATCCGTACCGCGGTGTGGCCATCGGTCTGACGATTCTGGTGGGCTGGTTCGGGCTGCTGGCGTTTCTGCTGAACTATACCATCGACTGGACGAACCCGCTCACGTACCTGCTGGTGCTGCTGCAAACGCACCTGTACACGGGCATGTTCATCACGGCGCACGATGCGATTCACGGTGTGGTCGCGCCCACCAACCGCCGCCTCAACGACGCCATCGGCTGGGTTGCCACCACGCTGTTTGCGTTCAACAACTACGCGAAGCTGACGAAGGGCCACCACCTGCACCACAAGCACGCCGCCACCGACCACGACCCCGATTTTCACCGCGGCAACGCCAACATCCTGCTCTGGTTTCTGGCCTTTGCCCGCAGTTACGTCACCATCTGGCAGGTGCTGCTGATGGCCCTAACCTACAACGTGCTGAAAATCTGGTTTCCGATGGAGAACCTGATTCTGTACTGGATGGTCCCGGCTATTCTGAGCACGTTTCAACTATTCTTCTTCGGCACGTACCTGCCGCACCGGGGTGACCACGAAAACCCGCCCCATAACGCCCGCAGCCAGAGCCTCAACCACGTTTGGGCGTTTGTGTCGTGCTATTTCTTCGGCTACCATTTCGAGCACCACGATCAGCCTTACCTGCCCTGGTGGAAACTGGCCGCAGCCCGGGAGAGTAACGGTCTATAG
- the pafA gene encoding alkaline phosphatase PafA: MRFSTALCAPLLFFSTFSVVGQSKRALTAPAIPSFPDRPKLVVGIVVDQMRYDYLYRYYEKFGNGGFRRLMDQGYNCRNNHYHYAATYTGPGHAAIYTGSSPAYNGIVGNDFYDRQQGRLVYCAEDTSARSVGNTSSAGRMSPRNMLTTTIGDQLKLATDGRAKVIGVALKDRGSILPAGHAADAAYWFDSKDGNWITSTFYRKDLPDWVRRYNDRRLPDQFIRQKWELLLPLDKYTESTTDDQPFEATLPGELKAIHPHEFVTVSGQSRYEVLRSTPFGDQLTKEFALAAIDGEQLGKDNITDLLAVSFSSTDYIGHAFGTHSVEIEDEYLKLDRQLAELFNEIDKKVGKGTWMAFLSADHGAADIPGFSQLYRIPADTKSYGEAGEAARTALTKAYGPGNWVLQYINQQIYLNTALFAEKKIAISEAYEIVRVALLAQRGVINVLNLHNLGNMALPENQLSMLRNIYHPNRSGDFYVMLQAGWFEGRNRGTTHGTMYPYDTHVPFLLYGWGIKPGQTFHRTQIADIAPTVCAILGILEPSGCVGNPVEDALK, translated from the coding sequence ATGCGTTTCTCAACGGCACTCTGTGCACCCCTCCTGTTTTTCAGCACGTTCTCGGTTGTTGGTCAGTCCAAGCGCGCGCTGACGGCTCCGGCTATTCCTTCGTTCCCTGATCGGCCCAAACTCGTCGTTGGCATCGTCGTCGACCAGATGCGGTACGATTACCTGTATCGGTACTACGAAAAGTTTGGTAACGGCGGCTTTCGGCGGCTCATGGACCAGGGCTATAACTGCCGCAACAACCATTACCATTACGCCGCTACGTATACCGGTCCCGGCCACGCGGCCATTTATACGGGTTCGTCGCCAGCCTACAACGGCATCGTGGGCAACGACTTCTACGACCGGCAGCAAGGGCGGCTCGTGTACTGCGCCGAAGACACATCGGCCCGGAGTGTCGGCAATACCAGCTCAGCAGGCCGGATGTCGCCCCGGAATATGCTGACGACGACCATCGGCGATCAGCTCAAACTGGCGACCGACGGACGCGCCAAAGTAATTGGGGTAGCCCTGAAAGACCGGGGGTCCATCCTACCCGCCGGCCACGCCGCCGACGCCGCCTACTGGTTTGACTCGAAAGATGGCAACTGGATCACGAGCACGTTCTACCGCAAGGACCTGCCCGACTGGGTACGTCGCTACAACGACCGCCGCCTCCCCGATCAGTTTATCCGCCAGAAGTGGGAGCTACTCCTGCCCCTGGACAAATACACCGAAAGCACCACCGACGATCAGCCGTTTGAAGCCACGCTGCCCGGCGAACTGAAAGCCATTCACCCGCACGAATTCGTGACCGTAAGCGGGCAAAGCCGCTATGAAGTGCTCCGCAGCACGCCCTTCGGCGATCAGCTCACGAAAGAGTTTGCGCTGGCAGCGATCGACGGCGAGCAACTCGGCAAAGACAACATCACCGACCTGCTGGCGGTCAGCTTTTCGTCGACCGACTACATTGGCCATGCCTTCGGCACGCACTCGGTGGAGATTGAAGACGAATACCTGAAGCTGGATCGCCAACTGGCCGAGTTGTTCAACGAGATCGACAAGAAAGTGGGCAAAGGCACCTGGATGGCGTTTCTGTCGGCCGACCACGGCGCGGCCGATATCCCCGGCTTCTCGCAGCTTTACCGCATTCCGGCCGATACCAAATCCTACGGCGAAGCGGGTGAAGCGGCCCGCACGGCCCTCACCAAAGCCTACGGCCCCGGCAACTGGGTGCTTCAGTACATCAACCAGCAGATTTACCTGAACACGGCCCTGTTTGCCGAGAAGAAAATCGCCATCAGCGAAGCCTACGAGATCGTTCGGGTGGCGTTGCTGGCCCAGCGCGGCGTCATCAATGTGCTGAACCTGCACAACCTGGGCAACATGGCCCTGCCCGAAAACCAGTTGAGCATGCTGCGCAACATTTACCACCCCAACCGGAGCGGTGATTTCTATGTGATGCTACAGGCGGGCTGGTTTGAAGGCCGTAACCGGGGCACGACCCACGGTACCATGTACCCCTACGACACGCACGTGCCGTTCCTGCTCTACGGCTGGGGCATCAAACCCGGCCAGACCTTCCACCGCACCCAGATCGCCGACATTGCCCCAACGGTCTGCGCCATCCTAGGCATTCTGGAACCCAGCGGCTGCGTAGGCAACCCGGTCGAAGACGCGCTGAAATAA